AAACAACTTCAACAAGAAGACCAGTACTCTTTCTATTGTGAAATAGTCAAAGAAACTGATCTCATCCAGGTATTCCCACTTGTAATAGTCAAGCTTTAGTTCCCTCTCAAGGAGGTCATTAATCTCAAAAATTTGGATGAGCTGCTCGATCTCTGGTAGCTCGGCAGCCAGTCCAAAATCGCGGGCCCTGCTCTTTTTAAGGGCTGCGACTATATCATTGTCACCAACAAGGGCATTTTCAAAGGGGATATTGTGCTTTCTGCCGTTAAGTGCTGCCATTACATTACCCACATTCATCTGGTATGCAGCATACTTACGCACGAACTCATTAGGAGACTGCTCAAGGTAGTTGATATAGGCCAATGTCAACCTCATCTCAGCTGTATAATAATCAGAAGGAGCATCTTCACTAAAAAATGATGAAGCAAAGTCTACCAGATATGTTGGAAAGTCAGAAAGATCCTCATTCTCTAATGACTTACGATCCTTAAGCAGCTCAAGGCTTTCTCTTGAATAGTTCCCCCTCTCATCCCATTCCATATTCCTGTCAAACAACAGATTAAGCAGATTGAAATGATCAAATGGAAGGTAGAACAGCTCAGCAAGCCGCAGGTCTTCAGGATGAAGATGCTCGGAAAGCAATTGCCTAAAAGCTACGGATGAGAAAAGAGATCTCTTTTCCTCCGGAACAATATCAGGCAAACCCGCAACTAATGCATAATAGTTTCGTTTTGCCATCTCCTACTTGTCAAACAGAATTTCCTTGGTCTTGGGACGCAGATAATCTTTGAAGAAATTAGTGAAATCTGTGTCGCTAAAACTAATAATATATGAACCGTCGGCCGGACCAATTTTAAAACCAGAACGAACACCGTCAGAGAATGACAACTCGAGACCTTTGTTAAGCTCGGACGCCAACTGGTTTTTGTAGTATGTTTCCAGCTCTTGCCTATCCTTCTCTGGAAGAATCAGAAGCAGATCCATGGCACCTTTCTCAGCAAAACCCTTGATAAGATTTCCGATAAGGCCCTTGAGAAACTCTTTGTCGCCAAACAGTTCCTTTACAGAAGGTTGAATAGCCTTCATGCATACAGTATTGGCAATTGTCTGCTTAAGAGCTGCTACAGCCTGACCTATAGACATTTTCAATTCAGACTCAATGTGTAGCTTAAGACTCTCTGCCTTGCTTTCAGCCTCTGCCACTATGCTATCAGCCTTTGACAGAGCTTCCTGCTCGATGGCCTTAGCCTTTTCCTGTGCAGCCTTTATAATAGCATCAGCCTCCAGCTTTGCCTTTTCTACACCTTCGCTATAGATCTTTTCAGTTAACTCCTGAAGTTTTGTTTGCATGATCCGTTTGATTTATTGACTCGCCAAATAAGTGCATTTTGTCCTAAATATTAAGGGCTTCAAAAATAAGTTTTTACCCTAAACTTTCAAAGAATGTTGTCAATGAGTGAAAGATATATTTTCCAAAACGGTAAAAATATGGCCCAAAACAAAAGGTTAAAATTCAATGGCTAAAACTAAGAAATAAGCATCAGCTTCCCAAATCTAATTACCCTCATTATCCAACTGTTCCTTAATAGACTTCCTCCTAATTTAAAAATGAATCATTCACAAAGATGTGTGTTGCATTTTACCATTCAAACCAGTAGCTTTACACTTCTTAACCGGTTTAGTATGAGAAGAGCATCACTTAGGGCTATTGCAGAGACTGCAGGTGTATCCAGAACTACTGCATCATTCGTTCTCAACGGCAAAGGAGATCAGTTTAAGATTAATAAGGAGACCCAGGCAAGGATCCTGGAAGTGGCGCAATCGCTCAACTACAAACCGAGTTTTCTGGCACAGACATTAAGCACCGGAAAGACAAAGACTATTGGAGTACTTTTGGATCCATCTGTCCCTATAACCTCCACCCTCCTTAGCGAGTTAGTAAAGGAGCTACAGGACGCTGGCTTTAGAGTCTTGCCTGGTATCCCTTCATCATCCTGCACCATTGATTCTATTATTGATGACTTCATTCAGAGGCAGGTAGAAGCCCTAATAAGCATCGGCACCCAGAACCTTACCGACATAGAACAGGAAATCCCCATATCATCGTTCGTTATTTCAGCTGGTCGAGGAGCAACACCGGGTCTCAGATACGACTACACCCTGATGATGCAGCTGCTTGTGCACCGAAATCTTCAAAAACACAGGAAAGCTATGGGCTTTGTGGGATATAAAGATACAGACGGGGACATACTGGATATCTACAACGAAGAGTATACTGAGCGCTTTGGCATTGCAAATCCCTATTATTGCCTGCTAGAAAAAGGGGAAGCAGTAGAGAAGGCTATCACAAGCCTGGTTGACAGAGGAGTAAATGCTATAATGTTCGCATCCCCTGCTCTGGCAGGGGATGCTGTGAGATGGCTGCAAAGCAGTCGGATAGCATCGTTTGAAAGCATCGAATACTCTTGCATCGGATGGGATCCCAAACTTAGCTACAGCTTTCCAGTTGTGCATGGAGTTGACCTTGATCCGGTGAAATATGCGACAAAGATTACAAAGTTGATTAAAGGAGAAAGAGAGCATGAGTCTGGAGAAAGCTTGTTTAGAATCTACCCTTGAATAAACAAATAAAACCAGTCTCAGCATTTCAATTGTCCGACCAATTATATACATTTAGTCCTTATCTCTATAGTATAATGAAACCCTTACTTTTCAGATATGAGTTCAGGCGCAGCCATCTTGAGGCCTTTTTCTGGCTAGCGGCACTGATTGCACTAGGGGCCTTTACACCGACAGAGGAGGGGCATTCGACACTTTGTCTGATACGTCGTTTTGACCTGGGCTTTTGTCCGGGTTGTGGACTTGGTCATTCGATTGCATGGCTCTTCAGGGGTAATATCTCTGAGTCCTTCCATGCACATCCAATGGGAGTTCCTGCAGTAATCATTCTGATTGGCCGTATCATCAATATTCTTAAACCCAATATTTCATTTAACAGAAACAAGTACTATGGAAAAGATCTATCAACTAATTCCTGATGCTGACATAATGGAGCTCCAGTACCTTGACTCAATTCTCAGTGGCAAGTCGGAAGAACAGATTAAGCAATTCGCATTGGTTTATCGTTCCCGCAGACGTGATCCTATTATCATTCTTATTACAGCCCTTATTGGGTTATTCTTTGTTGCAGGTATACATCGCTTTTTACTGAATCAGATCGGAATGGGAATCCTTTATCTGCTGACAGGTGGTCTGTGTTTGATTGGAACCATCGTTGACCTTATCAACTACAAGAATCTGGCATTCGAATACAATCAAAAAGTTGCTCAGGAAATTCTGATGTTTACGAGATAGGAATTCCATGTTCCAATCGAGTAGGGGAAACGGGATTAATTCCCGTTTCGTCCTCTCCCACCACCGTACGTACGGTTCTCGTATACGGCGGTTCCTTAATATTCAACTCTTACCGCTTTGTAATAATCCGATAAGAAAACGTATCCGGCCAAACGCAGCCGCTGGTCTGTGACAGTTCTGGATAGGATAAAGCTATTTGCTATATGCCAGTAGCCTTTCCTTGTGTTCGCCCACTCGTAAGCTTTGTATTTATTTATACCCAGCTTTATAAGATTGGCCACTTTGGTTTTGATCCGTTTCCATTGTTTCCAGATTACCATTCGTAGCCGTCGGCGGTACCACGCATCCGTTTTTATCAGTAGCTTTTGCATATCGGCCAGTTTGAAGTATTGCACCCAGCCCTTAATATATTGACTTAATGCTTCCTTCCTGCGCTCGTTGCCCCATCCGTTGCTTCTCGATGTTAGCCTTTTAATTTTAGCTTTCATCTTTTCCACACTTTTGGGGTGTATCCTCAGCCTTCCTTCACCTCTATAGCGATAGAAGGTATAGCCAAGAAATTTAACATCCTTTACGTGTGCCACTTGGCTTTTGTCCCGATTGACTGTCAAGAAAAGCTTTTCTTCTATAAATGAAACGATGCTTTTCATCGTCCGATGGGCGCTTCGCCGGCTCTTACAGAGTATGACCATATCGTCAGCATAGCGTACAAATTTATGACCTCTGCTTTCGAGTTCTCGGTCCAACTCGTTCAGTAGGATATTTCCCAGCAGAGGACTTAGTGGTCCTCCTTGCGGTACGCCCTCATGGGTTTCTTCATAGTGGTCTTCATCCATTACTCCAGCATTTAGGTACTTGTGGATAAGTGACACCACCCGCCCATCTTTAATGGTACGCGATAGTATCTCTATCAACTTGCTGTGATTAACGGTATCAAAGTACCGCTCCAGGTCTATATCCACTGCGTAAACATAACCCTGGGTAATGTAGTCCCGACACTTACGAAGGGCGCCATGAGCGTTCCGTTTAGGTCTAAATCCATAACTGTGAGATGAGAACTGAGGCTCGTAAATGGAGGTCAGTTTTTGCGCGATGCTTTGTTGGATCACTCTATCCACGACTGTGGGGATGCCCAACTGGCGCTGTTTTCCGTTTTCTTTGGGTATTAAAACCCGCCTTACCGGATTGGGGCGGTATTTCCCCTGTTGGATGGATTGTATTAGTCTATCCTTGTTATCTACAAGATAGTCCTTTAAAGACTCTACCTCCATCTTGTCTACTCCACCCGCTCCTTTATTGCGCTTTACTTGTTTGTAAGCGCTGTTCAGGTTTGAGGGGGACAGGATATGCTCTAATAATCCGTTTCCTAAACGATAATCATTGGTGGTGAGGTTGTTTTCAGTTATCCAAATGAAGGTCTGCCCTTCCACATATCCGTCGGATGCCGTCCTATCTTTCTGTGGACAGGTCTTTGATGATGCAAAGATTTTCTGCTTTCTTTCCTTCATGTTGGTAATCCTCATTTACTTCTCACTCAATCAAGGTTCTGCCCTTCCCACTTTGAGGAGTTTAGTGGTACTATGGCTTCTGCTGACTTCTCATGGCAAGCTTTACTCCGTGCTTCATACGCTGTTTCCACACGTCCATGAGACCTCCCGTGGTAAGATAAATAACCTTCATCCCATATCCCCGCCACATTTACACTCCGGTGTCCGCATAATCTTTGGACTTTGACTTGTTTTGCAGTCTCATCCCACCGGTTGTGCCTGATATGATTCGTGTTCCTCGGGGCAGGATTTTGCCGTAGACTTCCTTCAGATTCCACCTCGCGATGGATACCCTTGTCCTTAGCTAATGGTTGGCGATTATGGACCCCCATAGTGGACTTGCACCACCAAGTTATTTACCATGCACGGCACACAAAAAAGAGCTACCGGCCCAGAGCCCGGTAGCTCTTTTTTATAATAGTATCAGAATCATAGAGATAACATCCTTCTGCTCTTACTCAATATCAGTCAGCTTTTTTGAAAAAATCTAGACTTACAATTACCTACGACTTAGTAAGACAAAAATAAGCCAGATAGCTATTTGTCGGGCTAATAATTGCTGATGGGATCGCAGCTGCAAAACAGGTTTCTGTCGCCCCAGGCATCATCAACCCTGCTTACACTGAGCCAGAACTTGTTAGTACGCACCCATGGCAGTGGATAGGCAGCCTTCTCACGTGAATACTTATGGTTCCACTCGTCGGAAACAATATCATACTGTGAGTGAGGTGCATTCTTAAGGACGTTATCTTCCTTGTCGGCAACTCCTTCTATGACTTCGGCAATCTCTTGCCTGATATTTCGTATAGCCTCAATAAAGCGGTCCAGTTCAGCCTTGCTCTCACTTTCTGTAGGTTCAACCATCAGGGTTCCTGCTACCGGGAAAGAAAGTGTCGGAGCATGGAATCCATAGTCCATCAGACGCTTTGCAATGTCCAATTCGCTAACCCCTGACTCATGCTTGATTGGGCGACAGTCAAGTATCAGTTCGTGAGCAACACGTCCATTCTCACCTTTATAAAGCACGTTAAACTCTGAATCAAGAGAGGCTGCAATATAGTTTGCATTCAGAATAGCAATTTTGGACGCCATTGTAAGTCCATCGCCGCCCATCATCTTGATATAGCCATAAGTAATAGGAAGCACGCCGGCACTACCCCATGGCGCAGCAGCAACAGTTAATGTAGCCGGTCTGCGATTATCAATAACCGGGTGTCCGGGCAGGAAATCAACCAGGTGGGGTGCAACACCGATAGGGCCGACCCCCGGACCGCCTCCACCGTGAGGTATTGCAAATGTCTTGTGCAGGTTGAGGTGGCATACATCAGCCCCTATAAAACCGGGACTTGAAAGTCCTACCTGAGCATTCATATTAGCACCGTCCATATACACCTGTCCACCGTGTTTATGAACCATATCACACAACTCCCTGATAGAAGCCTCAAACACGCCGTGAGTAGATGGGTATGTCACGATTACGCAGGCGAGGATGTCAGAATACTCCTCAACCTTACTGCGCAGATCTTCCATATCTATATTTCCCTTGTCATCGCAGTCCACCACAACAACCTTAAGGCCGGCCATTACAGCACTTGCCGGGTTGGTTCCATGAGCTGATGCGGGTATCAGGGCAACATTTCGGTGTCCTTCACCCCTATGCTCATGCCATGCACGTATTACCATAAGACCTGAATATTCACCATTGGCCCCAGAGTTGGGCTGTAGGCTTACATCTGCAAAACCTGTAATCTTGGCAAGGTCGGACCTGAGGTCAGACATCATCTCATGATAGCCCTGTGCCTGATCAAGCGGTACAAAGGGGTGCAGGTTAGCAAATTCCGGCCAGGTAATTGCAAACATAGCAGTGGCTGGATTCAGTTTCATAGTACAAGAACCAAGAGGAATCATTGAATGAGCCAGAGAGACATCCTTACGATCCAGCCTTTT
The genomic region above belongs to Xiashengella succiniciproducens and contains:
- a CDS encoding DUF2764 family protein translates to MAKRNYYALVAGLPDIVPEEKRSLFSSVAFRQLLSEHLHPEDLRLAELFYLPFDHFNLLNLLFDRNMEWDERGNYSRESLELLKDRKSLENEDLSDFPTYLVDFASSFFSEDAPSDYYTAEMRLTLAYINYLEQSPNEFVRKYAAYQMNVGNVMAALNGRKHNIPFENALVGDNDIVAALKKSRARDFGLAAELPEIEQLIQIFEINDLLERELKLDYYKWEYLDEISFFDYFTIERVLVFLLKLFMAERWSALDFEKGKEMFNRLLKEFETGFQFPAEFTVAYGKK
- the ltrA gene encoding group II intron reverse transcriptase/maturase — protein: MKERKQKIFASSKTCPQKDRTASDGYVEGQTFIWITENNLTTNDYRLGNGLLEHILSPSNLNSAYKQVKRNKGAGGVDKMEVESLKDYLVDNKDRLIQSIQQGKYRPNPVRRVLIPKENGKQRQLGIPTVVDRVIQQSIAQKLTSIYEPQFSSHSYGFRPKRNAHGALRKCRDYITQGYVYAVDIDLERYFDTVNHSKLIEILSRTIKDGRVVSLIHKYLNAGVMDEDHYEETHEGVPQGGPLSPLLGNILLNELDRELESRGHKFVRYADDMVILCKSRRSAHRTMKSIVSFIEEKLFLTVNRDKSQVAHVKDVKFLGYTFYRYRGEGRLRIHPKSVEKMKAKIKRLTSRSNGWGNERRKEALSQYIKGWVQYFKLADMQKLLIKTDAWYRRRLRMVIWKQWKRIKTKVANLIKLGINKYKAYEWANTRKGYWHIANSFILSRTVTDQRLRLAGYVFLSDYYKAVRVEY
- a CDS encoding LacI family DNA-binding transcriptional regulator; amino-acid sequence: MRRASLRAIAETAGVSRTTASFVLNGKGDQFKINKETQARILEVAQSLNYKPSFLAQTLSTGKTKTIGVLLDPSVPITSTLLSELVKELQDAGFRVLPGIPSSSCTIDSIIDDFIQRQVEALISIGTQNLTDIEQEIPISSFVISAGRGATPGLRYDYTLMMQLLVHRNLQKHRKAMGFVGYKDTDGDILDIYNEEYTERFGIANPYYCLLEKGEAVEKAITSLVDRGVNAIMFASPALAGDAVRWLQSSRIASFESIEYSCIGWDPKLSYSFPVVHGVDLDPVKYATKITKLIKGEREHESGESLFRIYP
- a CDS encoding DUF2752 domain-containing protein → MKPLLFRYEFRRSHLEAFFWLAALIALGAFTPTEEGHSTLCLIRRFDLGFCPGCGLGHSIAWLFRGNISESFHAHPMGVPAVIILIGRIINILKPNISFNRNKYYGKDLSTNS
- a CDS encoding TM2 domain-containing protein, which encodes MEKIYQLIPDADIMELQYLDSILSGKSEEQIKQFALVYRSRRRDPIIILITALIGLFFVAGIHRFLLNQIGMGILYLLTGGLCLIGTIVDLINYKNLAFEYNQKVAQEILMFTR
- a CDS encoding V-type ATP synthase subunit E, coding for MQTKLQELTEKIYSEGVEKAKLEADAIIKAAQEKAKAIEQEALSKADSIVAEAESKAESLKLHIESELKMSIGQAVAALKQTIANTVCMKAIQPSVKELFGDKEFLKGLIGNLIKGFAEKGAMDLLLILPEKDRQELETYYKNQLASELNKGLELSFSDGVRSGFKIGPADGSYIISFSDTDFTNFFKDYLRPKTKEILFDK